From a region of the Labeo rohita strain BAU-BD-2019 unplaced genomic scaffold, IGBB_LRoh.1.0 scaffold_95, whole genome shotgun sequence genome:
- the lcor gene encoding ligand-dependent corepressor isoform X3 yields MQRMIRQFAAEYTSKTSSTQDVPQPQSQPNGTKDQSLPKAPSLEPDASTPAPVCGGTGTGTAASAQNPVLSKLLMADQDSPLDLTIKKPETEPSEQDGVLDLSTKKNHSHGSVSLKSSHGFSIMPTVKGRSQRADHNYRDVDDEDGLPPRSLHDGIRENCIGSGPLKPPLARSLLIKEELLSQKHRLLGQPLSLASLESAGLLNSQAQSLLSRDGTWGKSHLDGLLKLKQVSGDLNDLSLFQENQGVFTKGAKSHDTSSITVKKEPGHSPPVDLKIPQVRGMDLSWDSHGNASDLYSYGSIALGNVHSENALNRKLRAILPKQSRRAALGGLLDGGAVGEYWGTDLEQPTLGPQYPTSDPEADPTGSKQPRKKRGRYRQYNSEILEEAIAVVMSGKMSVSKAQNIYGIPHSTLEYKVKERMGTLKNPPKKKLKLMMRAEGQDSGITAETESTSTPATTPIAMQVDVLQGTGDKVE; encoded by the exons ATGCAGCGAATGATCCGACAGTTCGCTGCCGAATATACCTCAAAAACCAGCTCAACTCAGGACGTACCCCAACCCCAGTCCCAGCCCAACGGCACCAAGGACCAAAGCCTGCCGAAAGCGCCCTCGCTGGAGCCGGACGCCTCCACACCCGCTCCCGTCTGTGGCGGCACCGGTACCGGCACCGCTGCCTCCGCACAGAATCCCGTCCTCAGCAAGCTTCTCATGGCAGACCAGGACTCCCCGCTGGACCTCACCATCAAGAAACCAGAGACAGAACCCAGCGAACAAG ATGGAGTCCTTGACCTCTCAACTAAGAAGAACCACAGTCATGGTAGTGTCTCGCTGAAAAGCTCTCATGGTTTCTCAATCATGCCCACAGTTAAGGG GCGTTCCCAGAGAGCTGATCACAACTATCGAGATGTTGATGATGAGGATGGCTTGCCACCGAGAAGCTTGCATGATGGGATAAGGGAGAACTGTATTGGTTCTGGACCCCTCAAGCCACCCTTGGCCCGCTCGCTCCTCATAAAAGAGGAACTCCTGAGCCAGAAACATCGCCTCCTCGGCCAACCTCTTTCCTTGGCCAGCCTCGAGTCCGCGGGTCTCCTCAACAGCCAAGCCCAGTCCCTCCTCTCCCGCGACGGGACATGGGGGAAATCCCATCTAGACGGCCTCCTGAAGCTGAAGCAAGTCAGCGGCGACCTAAACGACCTGTCTCTTTTCCAGGAGAACCAAGGCGTGTTCACCAAGGGCGCAAAGTCCCACGACACCAGTTCCATCACGGTAAAGAAAGAACCAGGACATTCCCCTCCAGTGGACTTGAAGATCCCCCAAGTCAGAGGCATGGACCTGTCTTGGGACTCCCACGGGAACGCCTCGGATCTCTACAGTTACGGCTCTATAGCTTTGGGCAACGTGCACTCGGAGAATGCGCTCAACAGGAAGCTGAGGGCTATCTTGCCAAAGCAGAGTCGCAGGGCCGCTCTCGGAGGCCTTCTCGATGGGGGAGCTGTGGGCGAGTACTGGGGCACAGACCTCGAACAGCCAACTTTGGGACCTCAGTACCCGACATCAGATCCGGAGGCAGACCCAACCGGCTCCAAGCAACCCCGAAAGAAGAGGGGACGATATCGGCAGTACAACAGTGAGATTCTAGAAGAAGCCATTGCTGTGGTGATGAGTGGGAAGATGAGCGTTTCGAAGGCGCAGAACATCTACGGAATTCCCCACAGTACCTTGGAGTACAAGGTGAAGGAGAGGATGGGCACCCTGAAGAACCCACCAAAGAAAAAGCTTAAACTGATGATGAGGGCCGAGGGGCAGGACTCCGGGATCACCGCCGAAACCGAATCCACGTCGACGCCCGCCACCACGCCCATCGCAATGCAAGTGGATGTCTTGCAGGGGACAGGAGACAAAGTCGAGTAG